A genomic region of Glycine max cultivar Williams 82 chromosome 15, Glycine_max_v4.0, whole genome shotgun sequence contains the following coding sequences:
- the LOC100801219 gene encoding katanin p60 ATPase-containing subunit A1, translating to MSGLKEHLKLAREYAVEGLYDTSVIFFDNAVAQINKHLNSNSVEDPLVRAKWMKVKKALCEETEVVKQLDAERRAFKETTRSPSQSSSFVFQPLDNYPTTSPPPPPPHDPDVWRPPSPDDARRPTRPTARSKDGAWAARGSARPAPRAAKPNSRVSTGTGKKGKDNNKYEGPDGELAEMLERDVLETSPAVRWDDVAGLTQAKSLLEEALVLPLWMPEYFQGIRRPWKGVLMFGPPGTGKTLLAKAVATECGTTFFNVSSATLASKWRGESERMVRCLFDLARAYAPSTIFIDEIDSLCNARGASGEHESSRRVKSELLVQLDGVNNSSTNEDGTRKIVMVLAATNFPWDIDEALRRRLEKRIYIPLPNFESRKELIRINLRTVEVSPDVNIDEVARRTEGYSGDDLTNVCRDASLNGMRRKIAGKTRDEIKNMSKDEISKDPVAMCDFEAALKKVQPSVSQADIERHEKWYAEFGSA from the exons AGCACCTTAACAGCAACAGCGTGGAGGACCCTTTGGTGCGAGCCAAATGGATGAAGGTGAAGAAAGCGCTGTGCGAGGAAACGGAAGTGGTGAAGCAGCTAGATGCTGAGAGAAGGGCGTTTAAGGAAACAACACGATCGCCATCTCAATCCTCGTCCTTTGTTTTTCAACCCTTGGATAACTATCCCACTacctctcctcctcctcctcctcctcatgATCCCGACGTCTGGAGGCCGCCCAGTCCAGACGATGCCAGAAGGCCCACCAGGCCCACTGCTCGCAGCAAAGATGGGGCTTGGGCTGCCCGAGGTTCAGCCAGGCCCGCCCCTCGTGCCGCAAAGCCCAACAGCAGGGTCAGCACAGGAacaggaaagaaaggaaaggatAATAATAAGTATGAAGGCCCTGATGGTGAGTTGGCGGAAATGCTAGAAAGGGATGTGTTGGAAACGTCCCCTGCTGTCAGATGGGATGATGTTGCAGGCCTCACTCAAGCCAAAAGCCTTCTAGAAGAAGCCCTTGTACTTCCCTTATGGATGCCTGAATATTTCCAG GGAATAAGGAGACCCTGGAAAGGTGTTCTCATGTTTGGACCTCCAGGAACTGGGAAGACGCTTCTTGCTAAAGCAGTTGCTACTGAATGTGGTACCACTTTCTTCAACGTTTCTTCTGCTACTTTGGCTTCTAAATGGCGTGGAGAGAGCGAGCGCATGGTCCGGTGCTTGTTTGATCTTGCAAGAGCATATGCCCCCAGTACAattttcattgatgaaattgatTCTCTATGCAATGCTAGGGG GGCTTCTGGGGAGCATGAATCATCCAGAAGGGTGAAGTCTGAACTTCTAGTTCAGCTTGATGGTGTAAATAATAGTTCCACAAATGAAGATGGTACCCGCAAAATAGTAATGGTTTTGGCAGCCACTAACTTTCCATGGGACATAGATGAGGCACTGAG GAGAAGATTGGAAAAGCGTATATACATTCCTCTTCCAAATTTTGAGAGTCGAAAAGAGCTGATCCGTATCAATTTGAGGACTGTAGAG GTGTCCCCTGATGTGAACATAGATGAAGTGGCTCGAAGGACAGAGGGGTATAGTGGAGATGACTTGACAAATGTATGTCGTGATGCTTCTCTGAATGGTATGAGGCGTAAGATAGCCGGAAAAACGCGTGATGAGATCAAGAACATGTCCAAGGATGAGATTTCTAAGGACCCAGTTGCAATGTGTGATTTTGAAGCAGCTTTGAAGAAAGTCCAACCAAGTGTTTCTCAGGCTGACATTGAACGCCATGAGAAGTGGTATGCCGAATTTGGATCAGCATAA